The nucleotide window AGGGGCTCTTATTTCTAGATAACTGGCAAAGTCGGAGTAGTTCTCAAAACTCTGCGAGCGTGCTGCCAGTTCTTCTTTGCGCATCTTCACTTCGTGATCTTTGGCGTTGATGCGCTTTATAGTGGTGTTGACGTCCTGTCTGTCTGCTTCTACTGACTGTGACCACTGTACTACGTCATTGTCAGCAATTACGCCGGGTACTAGAGAGGCAGCGTAGACTCTTTGATATGTAGATTGATCAGCAAGCAAATTGGCTTGCTTTTTTTTGAGTTCAGCCTTTTCGTCTTGTAGTTCGGATTCGGTTGCTGCCACTGCTGCTTTAGCTTGAGCAATACGAGCCAGCGCTTCGTTTCTAGAGGCAAGGTATTCAGGGGCGTACATAGTGGCCATAAGTTGACCTTTTTTGACCACTGAGCCTCGGTCCACTGTGATTGTTTTGACAAACCCTCTGATTTTGGGATAGACCAGGACGTCCTGATAAGCATCGATTTCGCCTGGTAGCTGGTCTTCTCTAAAGAGCATTTTGGAGACCACGGGCACCACCGGCACTGATACCAGTGTGTCGCTATGTGCTTCTTCTACTTTTGCTGGTTTGCTAAAGTTTTGCCAGGCAAAATAAGCGCCTGCTGCCACCACAGCCGCAGCAACTACGGTTGTAACAATCTTTGTGTTGGATGTTTGCAGGGTCATCTAATGCGGTCCTTATTGTTATTCGCCGTGATCTTCGGGATGGAGCGATACTGAGCCAAGTTTGCCTTTATTTTGGATGATAGTAAAGACCAGAGGCAGGAGCGTTAGTACTGAGCTAGTCGACATCAGCAGTCCACCGATAACGGCTCTACCAAGCGGGGCGCTCTGCCCATGGGAGAGCGCCATAGGCACCATCCCTGCTACCATGGCAATCGATGTCATCAGGATGGGTCGCATACGACTTTGCGCTGCATGTATCGCTGATTGCTCAGCAGACATGCCTTCTTGTCTCATGTTTTCGGCAAAGACAACAAGCAAGATAGCGTTAGCAATGCCTACCCCAGTGGACATAATTGCGCCCATAAAGGACTGCACATTAAGTGTGGTACCGGTCACAGTCAGCATCGTCAAGACGCCAAGCAATATGGCTGGGGTGGTGGACATGACCACCAGCACAATACGCGGCTGCTGGAAGTAAGCCAGGAGCATCAGGGCAATTACACCGACAGCCAGGACCAGACCGCTAAGTAGGTGGAAGAACGTATCTTGTAAGAGTGGCACTTGTCCTTTAACGTCCACAAAAACACCAGCTGGCGGATTGCCTGCTGCTTTGACAGCTTTTTTGACGGCCTCACCGATACTACCCAGGTCGGTATCAGCATAGTTGGCGGTGAGCGATACCATGCGCATCATGTTATAGCGATCATATTCACCAGTGGTAACACCATAAGTGACATGGGCTACATCCGAAATTAAAGGACGTTGTTTGTGTCTTGTACTGTTTTCTGGATAGTCTTTATTGATGTCTGAAGCGCCCACATCATCATCGTCAGGCATCTGAATTTTGCGAGAGCTATTCATTGTAGGGAAGTTAGCAATGTCGTCTTTTGATTTGATTTGATCCTGTGGCACTTGTACTTGCACCTGATAGCTAAAGCCGCTATCGGGGTCGCGCCAGAGGCTCAAGTTGACAAAACGACTAGAAAAGAATGCTGGCTGCAAGGACATGCCAATGTCTTCGGCGGTGATACCAAGCTGGCCGGCAAGCTCTCTGTCGATGTCGATATCGACAGTGGGATAGTCCAGGGGTTGGCCCCATTGCAGGTCACGCAGATTGCTCAATTTAGCCATTTCTTTGAGCACTTTGCCGGCAAATATTTTGTCTGTGACCAGATTGTGTCCTGTTATCTGGACCGACAGAGGTGTGGGCGAGCCGAGGTTCATAATTTGGCTGACCAGGTCGCCGGGCTCAAAGCTAAACAAAGTGTCGGGCAGGGCTTTTGCCAGGCGGGTACGCAAGTTGTCCTTAAACCTTGGCATATCGATGTTAGCTGACTCTTTGAGCTGCACATCTATAACGGCCTGGTGTGGTCCACTGGTCCATAAAAAAGCTGAGCTTATGGGGAACATCGGTGGCTGCTGTCCGGCATATCCAAGAGAGCTTTCGACATTGCCTGCGCCTGCCTCTGCTTTGACTTGCTCCAAAAAGCCCAGGACGCGTCTTTCTAGCGCCTCTACACGCATCCCAGTGGGAGCCGTTATACGTACTCTAAATTGACTGCTAGCCGAATCAGGAAATAGCTCTTTACCAATAGAGTTGTAGAGTAAAAGCACCGAAGAAATACTGACCAAAAGATAGACACCGATAATCACTAGGCGCATGGGCATTATCGTCAGTAGCAAATCGTTGAGGCGGTCTTTAAGGGCATCAATAAAGTCGGGTTTATGCTCTTTTTTGTGGGCAATTGGCTCGGCTGCTCCGGCTATGGCGCCGTCGCCTTTTTCGCTAGGTTCGGCTGGTTCGTCTTTGAGCAACCATATGGCCATAATTGGCACCAGGGTAGAGGCCAGTGTGGTCGATGCCACCATGGCAAATCCTACAGCCAGAGACAGGGGGATAAACAATTCGCGAGTTATACCCACCATAAAAAATGACGGGATAAATACAGCTACTACTGAGAGCATGGCCAGTAATCTTGGCACCATAGTCTCAACACAAGCTTGATAGACCGCTCTGGATTTTTTGACACCATTGGCCAGGTGGGTGTGCATGTTTTCGATACAGACCGTGGCTTCGTCCACCAGGATGCCGATGGATAGAGCCAGTCCGCTCAATGTCTGGATATTGATAGTCTGTCCACAAAGCCAGAGACCAACTATTGACGACATCAAAGACAAGGGGATAGTGGTAACTACAATGGCCGTACTGCGCAAATCCCGCAAAAAGAGCAAGATCATCAGACCGGGTAGGATTGTGCCCAGTAGTCCTTCATGGAATACATCATTGATTGCTTCGCGCACATATTTGGACTGGTCGAATTGATAGCTGATTGTGACGTCTTTAGGTAGTACCTGTTGCATGCGAGGCAGAGCCAAACGCAGGGCGTCGACTACAGAGACAGTGGAGGCATCGGCTCTTTTAACTGCTGGTATGTAGACCGTGCGTCTGCCCTGATATAGGGCATAGCCGGCCAGGATGTCGGATGAATCCTGGACCTGACCGATGTCTTTGATGAAGATCTGGGGACCGTGTCCGGTACGAATAGGCAGATAATCCAGCTGATGGATATCGGGCAGGTCGGAGTTTACCGGCGCGATGCGCATATAGTCGCCGGTGCGGACGTTGCCAGCCGGTAGTACTTTGTTGCCGCTCATCAGCACTTTGATGATTTCGTCGCCGGATATGTTGTAGCGTCTCAGTTTGTCAGCATCAACACTGATCACAATAGAGCGGATATTACCGCCAAATGGGGGCGGTGCTTCGGCACCAGGGACAGTGGCAAGGAGAGGTCTGATGCGTGTATAAGCCAGATCCTCCAGGTCTTTTACGGTCTTAGTCTCAGATGCCAGTACCAATTGTCCGACAGGCAAACTGCCAGCATCAAAGCGCAAGACAAAGGGGTTGTATGAGCCGTGTGGCATCAGGCTGGTGGCTCTGTTGGCCATTGCCACAATCGCTGCCATAGCACTTGCCATATCAGTATCAGGTTGAAAAAAGACTTTGATTACAGTGACGTTCTGAATTGTTTTGGATTCGATATGCTCGATACCAGGCACATAAAGAAAGTAGAGTTCATAGAGCGATGTGATATAGCCTTCCATCTGGGCTGGCGACATACCGCCGTAGCCCTCGATAACATAGATGGCAGGGATTTTGAGGTCAGGAAAAATATCCTGCTTCATGCTGCTCAAAGCCATAATCGCTACAGAAATAATACTGAGCACAGCAGCAACAACTGTAATCGGGCGTCTCAGAGCTAGAGAAATAATCCACATCTACTGTTCCCTTACTTTTTAGCTGAGTCGCCCTGGACAATATTTACGATTTCAACAAAGGGTTTAAGATCGCCCTGTGCGTAGGATAGGGCTAGAAGTGAGCGCCAGACTTCAATCTGGGCTACTGCATCTTCCACTTCTGCTTCCGCTAGAGCCTTTTCAGCCTGGGCCAGGGTGACCATATTGGTCAGTCCAGTGCTGTAGCGTTTTAATACTTTGATCTCACGTACCTTTGCTGTTTGCACCAGATTTGGTGTCTCTTCAGCTACCCGTTTTGATTGCGCAAGCATGATGCGCGCTCTGGCATCTTTCTTTTCGAGTATTTGCATGGCCAGTTCAAAATCAGCTTTGGCCGCCTGTTCATTGGCAAATGCCATACGTTTTTGTTGTTTGAGGGGGAAGTATTCCATAACTGGAAAACTAAGTGAAACACCAATCATATAGTTGAAAACTTGAGGAAGTGCACCGCCGCCTACTGGTCTAATGGGATTGACTCCATCATTGCTGCCCTTGCCCCAGACTGATGAGTTGAGCCACAGGTGCGGTCTGTAGGCTTTGTTTAGGACTTCTTCTTTGGCTCGCCATCTGTTGATTTCGGCAGTTTTGAGCAGCGCTATTGGATGGGACGAGAGGTCAAAAGGTCCAAATTGTTTGACTTCCATCGGGCTGCGCACGAGGGGATCTGAGACTATGTCGATGTCGGTAGCAGCTACACCCATTTTTTCAGCAAGATTGACCAGGGTCAGCCTGGCGTTCTTTTCGGCTTTAATCAGGGCGATTTTGGCTCTTGCCACTTCGTATTCCCAGTCTGCTGCTTCCACACCGGGTTTCAGTCCTTCTGATACGAGTGTCTTAGCCCGTACATTGGCTGCTTCCATGTGCTCCAGAGCGGCCTGCATTGATTTGATAATTTGTTTGGCTGCGACTGCTTCCAAAAAGGCTTCGGCTGCATCAAAAGCCACATCCAGTCTGGTTAGGTTAAGATCGGCGCGGGCAGAGCGGGCATCGGCATAAGCAAAATTGTCATTGGCTTTGCGCAGACCACAATCAACCATGAGCCAGTTTAAGTTGAGACCTTGCAAGTTATTGACCAGAGGACGCATCGACGAGCGTTGTGATACAGGACCAGAGTCCACTGGCACTGTATCAAAGCCAGAGACGTTGTTCATGATTGTGCTGGCGACACGGTTGCCGGTGATGCCGGATTCCTGGATGTCGATATTGAGGTTGGGCAGATACTGAGTTTTGGCCAGAGAGACATTGGCCATCGATGCTCTCAATTTGAAATGTTTTTGAGCTATGGTGGGATAGTTGCGCACGGCAATATCCACTGCTTCAGCGATGGTGATGGCGGCGGTGGGCTTGATTGGCTGAAACTGGAAATCAGGAATGTCAGTTTCGCGACCGGCGCAAAAGCAAGGTGCGGCAAAGTTAATTGAACTGATCAGAAGCAGGCTGAGACTGGCAAAAAGTTTTAAGGCACTCATAATCCAGCTCGATATCTCACTACTAATCAAGCAGGAACTCGACAAGTCGTGCTGCATCTTGACAGGGCGCGGATGGGCGTAAAAAAACACATTGATGTGTTAACCTGGAAATTATATAACGCCTGATTGTTTCTCATCTTTTTGTGGTCTCTTAATTGCAAAAGCTGTTTGTTTTTTCATCATTGTTGTGGCTCATTGCCGCCCCTGTTTTTGCCCAAGACAAAGCAGCAATCGACCATATGTTTGATCAGTTTGACCATGAAGCCTGGCATGATCCCTATTTTTTGCAGCGGGATGATGAGGCAAAGCGAGAGCGTGAAGCACGCGCTAAAAAGCTCAGAGAAGCTAATCAAGAGCAAGATGACAAAAAGGACAAGCCCAATAATGCCGGCTATCAGCCTGAAGATTTTGGTCCCGAAGACTTTAGAGATCTTGATGTGGGCAAAGACATTTTTGAAAAGTTTTATATGGATCTCAAAAATTTTGACCACAAAGATGTTGTCCAAGTAGATGACGAGCCCTTTGCCAGACGCTACATGGATCAGTCAGAGGGCGATCACAGGCGGGATGACAAGGGTGAGCTTTTGTCACCAATTAGAGCCTCTCTCGGTCAAAAGCCCAATATCATTCAAGATTGGCCTGGTGACTGGGTGCCTGACAAACTAGACCCTATCGACAATGGTGGCTTTGCAGTCTCACCTGATAATGGCTCTCCTGTGCCTTATCGTCTCAATGGCCATGTTGATTTGCAGCGTGTCCGACCGTGGGACATCAATAACTAACTATTGCACTCTCAAAAGCTTCACGGCCAGTGCTTCTGTGGTGATGCTGCGGCTAATGGTATTGTATTTTTCGGCCTGGCTAGTTTGACCTAAGCTGCGTAAGACTCGCTCGTAATCTTTGAGAGTGGCTGCGGTAAAGAGGCTGCGCTCACCGGTGGCATGCAGTGTACTGTCGAGAGCATAAGCATAAAACGCGCTGGCGTCTTCTAATTTACCCTGGCAATAGCTGGCAAAGGCCAGCTCATTGAGTCTCTGGGCAATTTCTAGGGTTTGAGCAGCCAGCGGCACTGTATTTTTGCTGGCTAGTTCACCAATCAATGTAGGGGCTATATCAGCACTCTGTCTGGCTTGTTTTAGTAGGTCAAGCAAGGTACTCAGTCTTTGCGCTGCCACACTTTTGTTGCCGTAAATGGCAACATAGATAGCTAATGCACGCTCCAGCAGTGGCTGGGCTTGCTCGTAGCGACCTTGATTGACATAGACTGATGCTAGACCTTTGAGGTCGCGGGCAACGCTGGGATGGTTTGGACCCAGTGTTTTGATGTCGATGGCTACCATCCGCTCCATATAATCTATGCCGCTGCTATTTAGCTGGTCAGTGCTGTTACCTTTGTCCCGGGCATTTTGTCTGGCGATTTCGTCTATCAGAGCATTGTCACCGTTTTGCTCTGGTATCACCACTGGTGCCGCCCCTGGCTGTGGCTTAAAGCTCAGGCTGACCTGGCTTTCAAAGCTAGACGGTGCCACTGCTCTAGTTGATGCCAGTGCCTGTACTTGATCTTTGAGTAATTCTGTTTGAAATTGTGAAACCATTATTTTGCTTGGACCAGTATAGTGCTGGCGCAAATCGAGATAGTCGCTGAGCAAGGAGACAAGCTCGCTGGTATCTGACAGGGCTCTCTGGGCGAGTGTGAGGGTGAGAGCTTTGCGGTAACAGTCTTCGGCTTGTTGTATAAGATTGGCCTTATAGCTTGCCAGTCCTAGATTATGCAAACAGAGAGCCTGTCTGGCTGAGTCACTTTTGCTGTCGAGCGCATCTATGTCGACAGCCCGCTGATAGAGCTTGACGGCTTTGAGATATTCACCGTCCATTTCCTGGACTTTGCCCAAAGCGATGAGTGTCGCAATCAAAAGCGGGCTGTTTTTACCATGTGCCTTTTGTAGCTGTTTTAGTGATTTTTTGTAGAGAGGTATGGACTCTTCGTTGATGTCTTCGATAGTCAGTATTTTAGCTAACTTATTTTGGCAGGTGACAATATCGTCAATGTTGGTCGGCTTTGACTGGCGTGTTATTTTGAGCGCCTGGCGGTAGCATTCTTCAGCCTGAGGCAGTCTTTGCAATTTGAGTTGCAAGTCGCCCTGGTCGACAAATTCTTGCCAGCCATAGCCTGTCTCCGCCTGCGCGGGCGACACAAATAGAGCACTATATATAGTGGCACAGATGAGCAGTCGTGTGAGGCGCTTATGCATATCGTTGTCAGCATAACATCTTGGATTCAATTCTTTTACTTGGCAAGTGTGACATCCTGGCTCTCAGGGGTTATCATGACTGTCTTTTATGGATGTCCTATGCTCAAAAATTTGTTAGTGACCAGCTCTCTGCTTTTTGCAATTTTGCCCACCCTGGCTCAAGCACCGCAGGGTTATGGTTTTCCTGGTCGGGGCAATGCCTCGGACTGGAGCGATGCTTTGCCTTATTACAATCTTGGCAATAAATATTTAGAAAGTGGGCGCTATGACGAGGCGATTGATAGCTTCCATGCTGCTTGCGCTCGCTATGACCAGGATGCTGACTTTTATATCAATCTGGGCGTGGCCTATCGCAAGGTAGATGACTATCAAAGTGCTGAGCAGGCCTTTACCCGGGCCCTTAGCATCAACGACAAAGACTGGATGACCTGGAGCAATCTCGGCAATGCTTTGCTCAAGCAAAAAAAACTCAAAGAAACAATCGCTGCTTTTAACCGCAGTCTCAAATGCAAGCCGCCGGCTAAAGAAAAGGCCGCTATGGAAAAAGACATAGCTGATATCAATAAAATCATCAGCATGACTCAGCCTCCTCCACCTCAGAGGACCATCAAAAAAACTCCGGCAGTGCAGCCACCAGCAGTCAAAAAAACAGGCACAGCAAAAGACGTATCAGGCTGGG belongs to Candidatus Obscuribacter sp. and includes:
- a CDS encoding efflux RND transporter permease subunit — translated: MWIISLALRRPITVVAAVLSIISVAIMALSSMKQDIFPDLKIPAIYVIEGYGGMSPAQMEGYITSLYELYFLYVPGIEHIESKTIQNVTVIKVFFQPDTDMASAMAAIVAMANRATSLMPHGSYNPFVLRFDAGSLPVGQLVLASETKTVKDLEDLAYTRIRPLLATVPGAEAPPPFGGNIRSIVISVDADKLRRYNISGDEIIKVLMSGNKVLPAGNVRTGDYMRIAPVNSDLPDIHQLDYLPIRTGHGPQIFIKDIGQVQDSSDILAGYALYQGRRTVYIPAVKRADASTVSVVDALRLALPRMQQVLPKDVTISYQFDQSKYVREAINDVFHEGLLGTILPGLMILLFLRDLRSTAIVVTTIPLSLMSSIVGLWLCGQTINIQTLSGLALSIGILVDEATVCIENMHTHLANGVKKSRAVYQACVETMVPRLLAMLSVVAVFIPSFFMVGITRELFIPLSLAVGFAMVASTTLASTLVPIMAIWLLKDEPAEPSEKGDGAIAGAAEPIAHKKEHKPDFIDALKDRLNDLLLTIMPMRLVIIGVYLLVSISSVLLLYNSIGKELFPDSASSQFRVRITAPTGMRVEALERRVLGFLEQVKAEAGAGNVESSLGYAGQQPPMFPISSAFLWTSGPHQAVIDVQLKESANIDMPRFKDNLRTRLAKALPDTLFSFEPGDLVSQIMNLGSPTPLSVQITGHNLVTDKIFAGKVLKEMAKLSNLRDLQWGQPLDYPTVDIDIDRELAGQLGITAEDIGMSLQPAFFSSRFVNLSLWRDPDSGFSYQVQVQVPQDQIKSKDDIANFPTMNSSRKIQMPDDDDVGASDINKDYPENSTRHKQRPLISDVAHVTYGVTTGEYDRYNMMRMVSLTANYADTDLGSIGEAVKKAVKAAGNPPAGVFVDVKGQVPLLQDTFFHLLSGLVLAVGVIALMLLAYFQQPRIVLVVMSTTPAILLGVLTMLTVTGTTLNVQSFMGAIMSTGVGIANAILLVVFAENMRQEGMSAEQSAIHAAQSRMRPILMTSIAMVAGMVPMALSHGQSAPLGRAVIGGLLMSTSSVLTLLPLVFTIIQNKGKLGSVSLHPEDHGE
- a CDS encoding tetratricopeptide repeat protein, giving the protein MLKNLLVTSSLLFAILPTLAQAPQGYGFPGRGNASDWSDALPYYNLGNKYLESGRYDEAIDSFHAACARYDQDADFYINLGVAYRKVDDYQSAEQAFTRALSINDKDWMTWSNLGNALLKQKKLKETIAAFNRSLKCKPPAKEKAAMEKDIADINKIISMTQPPPPQRTIKKTPAVQPPAVKKTGTAKDVSGWDELLK
- a CDS encoding TolC family protein; translated protein: MSALKLFASLSLLLISSINFAAPCFCAGRETDIPDFQFQPIKPTAAITIAEAVDIAVRNYPTIAQKHFKLRASMANVSLAKTQYLPNLNIDIQESGITGNRVASTIMNNVSGFDTVPVDSGPVSQRSSMRPLVNNLQGLNLNWLMVDCGLRKANDNFAYADARSARADLNLTRLDVAFDAAEAFLEAVAAKQIIKSMQAALEHMEAANVRAKTLVSEGLKPGVEAADWEYEVARAKIALIKAEKNARLTLVNLAEKMGVAATDIDIVSDPLVRSPMEVKQFGPFDLSSHPIALLKTAEINRWRAKEEVLNKAYRPHLWLNSSVWGKGSNDGVNPIRPVGGGALPQVFNYMIGVSLSFPVMEYFPLKQQKRMAFANEQAAKADFELAMQILEKKDARARIMLAQSKRVAEETPNLVQTAKVREIKVLKRYSTGLTNMVTLAQAEKALAEAEVEDAVAQIEVWRSLLALSYAQGDLKPFVEIVNIVQGDSAKK
- a CDS encoding tetratricopeptide repeat protein, whose translation is MHKRLTRLLICATIYSALFVSPAQAETGYGWQEFVDQGDLQLKLQRLPQAEECYRQALKITRQSKPTNIDDIVTCQNKLAKILTIEDINEESIPLYKKSLKQLQKAHGKNSPLLIATLIALGKVQEMDGEYLKAVKLYQRAVDIDALDSKSDSARQALCLHNLGLASYKANLIQQAEDCYRKALTLTLAQRALSDTSELVSLLSDYLDLRQHYTGPSKIMVSQFQTELLKDQVQALASTRAVAPSSFESQVSLSFKPQPGAAPVVIPEQNGDNALIDEIARQNARDKGNSTDQLNSSGIDYMERMVAIDIKTLGPNHPSVARDLKGLASVYVNQGRYEQAQPLLERALAIYVAIYGNKSVAAQRLSTLLDLLKQARQSADIAPTLIGELASKNTVPLAAQTLEIAQRLNELAFASYCQGKLEDASAFYAYALDSTLHATGERSLFTAATLKDYERVLRSLGQTSQAEKYNTISRSITTEALAVKLLRVQ
- a CDS encoding efflux RND transporter periplasmic adaptor subunit, with amino-acid sequence MTLQTSNTKIVTTVVAAAVVAAGAYFAWQNFSKPAKVEEAHSDTLVSVPVVPVVSKMLFREDQLPGEIDAYQDVLVYPKIRGFVKTITVDRGSVVKKGQLMATMYAPEYLASRNEALARIAQAKAAVAATESELQDEKAELKKKQANLLADQSTYQRVYAASLVPGVIADNDVVQWSQSVEADRQDVNTTIKRINAKDHEVKMRKEELAARSQSFENYSDFASYLEIRAPFNGYVTERKLHEGSFVGPDGTGAYPPICRVKQLDLLRIVSPVPEVDTAGVVIGSQVPFTVSAFPGRKFNGTVARISNDLDKDTRTMPVELNYFNPKFEILPGMFCKVYWPTRRRVPSLFVPVSAVVSTPLDTFVCKVDKGVVEWVTVRKGQIMDNLVEVFGKIKEGDMVAQRASEELQNETKVKATEVTEAPPPELPKQKLSKQEEAEQASSTSN